In Fluviicola taffensis DSM 16823, the following are encoded in one genomic region:
- a CDS encoding energy transducer TonB, translating into MKLKNLVLISAIQFICGTAFTQTTEWEAAPPPTQEAESKTKKPTVNESGEVFYDIVDEGAEFPGGLGALKKYMSENLTYPQIALEKGISGKCFIQVYILKDGSISNVAVKKGVADCPECDAEAVRMVKGMPKWIPAKINGQVVNSTYNLPVTFKLN; encoded by the coding sequence ATGAAATTGAAAAACCTTGTATTGATATCTGCAATTCAGTTTATTTGCGGAACTGCTTTTACACAGACCACTGAGTGGGAGGCTGCACCTCCTCCAACGCAAGAAGCTGAGTCTAAAACAAAGAAGCCTACTGTTAATGAATCGGGTGAGGTGTTTTACGATATAGTAGATGAAGGTGCTGAATTTCCAGGAGGATTAGGAGCTCTGAAAAAGTACATGTCAGAAAATCTAACATATCCGCAGATTGCTTTGGAAAAAGGGATTTCTGGAAAGTGTTTTATCCAGGTCTATATATTGAAAGATGGAAGTATTTCGAATGTAGCGGTTAAAAAGGGAGTAGCTGATTGTCCGGAATGTGATGCGGAAGCTGTTCGTATGGTTAAAGGGATGCCTAAATGGATTCCCGCAAAGATAAATGGACAAGTTGTAAATTCTACTTATAATCTTCCTGTAACTTTTAAACTAAATTAG
- a CDS encoding YceD family protein, which translates to MKKSTNEFIIPFVGLKIGTYSYEFDINKSFFEGVEETLIEDAKVRVDLVFEKKETMMIAEFSLSGTVSTPCDRCNDPMDMQIHGDYRIVYKFGTEISEDENLIILHPETFELNVSAPIYELVVISLPARKIHPQGECNEEVMGLYNKYIVNANEPETKEWDEDDDDWDDEDDDNEDQGDWKDEDEEDDDSDEPDNDKPIDPRWSVLKNLN; encoded by the coding sequence GTGAAGAAGTCTACGAATGAGTTCATAATCCCCTTTGTTGGATTAAAAATAGGGACTTATAGCTATGAGTTCGACATAAACAAATCGTTCTTTGAAGGTGTTGAAGAAACCCTGATTGAAGATGCAAAAGTCCGAGTGGATTTAGTATTTGAGAAGAAGGAAACAATGATGATAGCGGAATTTTCGCTTTCAGGAACTGTGTCCACTCCATGTGATCGTTGTAACGATCCGATGGATATGCAGATCCATGGAGATTACCGCATTGTTTACAAGTTTGGAACAGAAATTTCTGAAGACGAGAATTTAATTATTCTTCATCCAGAAACGTTTGAACTAAATGTTTCAGCACCGATCTATGAATTGGTGGTTATTTCATTACCAGCGCGTAAAATTCATCCGCAAGGAGAATGCAACGAAGAAGTAATGGGTTTGTATAACAAGTACATTGTGAATGCAAATGAACCAGAAACCAAAGAATGGGACGAAGACGATGATGATTGGGACGATGAAGACGACGACAACGAAGATCAAGGTGATTGGAAGGATGAAGACGAAGAGGATGACGATTCGGACGAACCAGATAACGACAAACCAATTGATCCAAGATGGTCGGTATTAAAAAATTTGAATTAA
- the accC gene encoding acetyl-CoA carboxylase biotin carboxylase subunit, producing MFKKILIANRGEIALRIIRTCKEMGIKTVAVYSTADKESLPVRFADEAVCIGPPPSNKSYLSIANIIAAAEITNADAIHPGYGFLSENEKFSRVCQEHNIKFIGALPEQIAGMGDKATAKATMIAAGVPCIPGSEGLLADVEDARKTALVVRYPVILKATAGGGGKGMRIVWKEEDLEAAWDSARQEAGAAFGNDGIYMEKYIEEPRHIEIQIAGDQYGNVCHLSERDCSIQRRHQKLVEETPSPFMTDELREKMGQAAIKAAKAVNYEGVGTVEFLVDKNRDFYFMEMNTRIQVEHTITEEVINYDLIKEQIKIAAGEKISGKNYYPQMHAIQCRINAEDPYADFRPSPGKITSYHSPGGHGVRIDTHAYAGYTIPPNYDSMIGKLIVVAQTREEAILKMKRALDEYIIEGIKTTIPFHQKLMEDPQFNEGNFTTKFMETFEF from the coding sequence ATGTTTAAAAAAATATTGATTGCCAACCGTGGTGAAATTGCTTTGCGTATTATTCGTACGTGTAAAGAAATGGGCATCAAAACGGTAGCAGTGTACTCTACTGCTGATAAAGAAAGTTTACCCGTTCGATTTGCTGATGAAGCAGTTTGTATCGGACCTCCCCCAAGCAACAAATCCTATTTGTCAATCGCAAATATTATTGCTGCTGCAGAAATCACGAATGCGGATGCCATTCATCCAGGATATGGATTTTTGTCTGAGAATGAAAAATTCTCGCGCGTTTGTCAAGAGCACAACATCAAATTTATCGGTGCGTTGCCAGAACAAATTGCTGGAATGGGAGATAAAGCAACTGCAAAAGCAACAATGATTGCTGCTGGAGTTCCTTGTATTCCAGGATCAGAAGGATTACTTGCTGACGTAGAAGACGCTCGTAAAACAGCTCTTGTAGTTAGATATCCCGTAATTCTGAAAGCAACTGCCGGTGGTGGTGGAAAAGGAATGCGTATTGTTTGGAAAGAAGAGGATTTAGAAGCAGCTTGGGATTCAGCTCGCCAAGAAGCAGGTGCTGCTTTTGGAAACGACGGGATCTACATGGAGAAATACATTGAAGAGCCACGTCATATTGAAATTCAAATTGCAGGTGATCAATACGGAAATGTATGTCACTTATCTGAAAGAGATTGTTCGATTCAACGTCGTCATCAAAAATTGGTAGAAGAAACTCCTTCTCCGTTTATGACAGACGAATTGCGTGAAAAAATGGGTCAAGCGGCAATCAAAGCTGCGAAGGCTGTAAATTACGAAGGTGTTGGAACAGTGGAATTCTTGGTCGACAAAAACCGTGATTTCTACTTCATGGAAATGAATACACGTATTCAAGTTGAGCACACTATTACGGAGGAAGTAATCAATTACGACCTGATCAAGGAGCAAATCAAAATTGCTGCTGGAGAAAAAATTTCTGGAAAAAACTACTATCCTCAAATGCACGCGATTCAATGTCGTATCAATGCAGAAGATCCGTATGCTGATTTCCGTCCGTCTCCAGGAAAAATTACAAGTTACCATTCACCAGGTGGACATGGTGTGAGAATTGATACCCATGCGTACGCAGGATACACGATTCCGCCAAACTATGACTCGATGATTGGAAAACTAATTGTAGTTGCTCAAACACGCGAAGAAGCAATCCTTAAAATGAAACGTGCCTTGGATGAATACATCATCGAAGGTATTAAAACAACAATTCCTTTCCACCAAAAACTGATGGAAGATCCTCAGTTCAACGAAGGAAACTTCACAACGAAGTTCATGGAAACGTTTGAGTTTTAA
- a CDS encoding PP2C family protein-serine/threonine phosphatase yields MLLIFSIVFYLTYQYNLDKVEKDIVQQKKNIVEETRNLIEYYDFSMRTHEQSLIQRMQDASKEIQFALTKQNAKSIDLVNLQNSLGMDPSREDIYLIDRNLKIVNTTFKPDFGLDFKKLNQTFIPFFNKIFQSKTFKEDRFGLEIKTGKIKKYSYQTSFDSKHIIELGFYSKSADDFKELLLSKIRSLDKRFEAISRVELYLGVKQIVDVSIKDPKLQKAYLKCLDLERNVTINTDNKSSRGEEFTEYIFLPVLESKLYSGYVLKLDTNDLPYQNLIDDLVLRFGIIFLLTIFILTVIVYLRSRKLTKPIQELARKTETISTENLDQTIEITGSLELDLLSKNFNSMMQKLRHSYENLEEKVVERTHELQEQKIIVEAKNHEIVESIQYARFIQQALLPLESEIQASFDENAFVYYAPKDIIAGDFFWFEKRNTVSWFAVADCTGHGVPGAMVSVLCINALVQSLSENPHSNTGELLDKVRDLVVTTLSKEDRSVKDGMDISLARFDHETNLLQWTGANNPLWIFRGEEILVTSPDKQPVGQFEGAKSFTTHEIQLEPNDWVILFSDGYADQFGGPKNKKYKYATFKEFIQAHKNKSGAELKNSLKEEFETWKGLHEQTDDVCVMGIKLI; encoded by the coding sequence GTGTTGCTGATATTTTCCATTGTTTTCTACCTCACTTATCAATACAACTTAGACAAAGTTGAAAAAGACATTGTTCAACAAAAGAAGAACATTGTTGAAGAAACGCGAAATTTAATTGAATACTACGATTTTTCGATGCGTACACACGAGCAATCGCTCATTCAACGCATGCAAGATGCTTCCAAGGAAATTCAATTCGCTCTGACAAAACAAAATGCGAAATCAATTGATTTGGTCAACTTACAAAATTCACTTGGAATGGATCCCTCCCGAGAAGATATTTACCTCATCGATCGGAATTTAAAAATTGTCAATACGACTTTCAAACCTGATTTTGGACTAGATTTCAAAAAGCTCAACCAAACCTTCATTCCGTTTTTCAATAAGATCTTTCAATCGAAAACTTTTAAAGAAGATCGCTTTGGATTGGAAATAAAAACAGGAAAGATCAAGAAATACAGTTATCAAACTTCTTTTGATAGCAAACACATCATCGAATTGGGCTTCTATTCCAAATCTGCGGATGATTTCAAAGAATTATTACTCTCCAAAATTCGGAGTCTGGATAAACGTTTCGAAGCAATTAGCCGCGTTGAATTGTATTTGGGTGTAAAACAAATCGTTGATGTCAGTATCAAAGACCCGAAACTTCAAAAGGCCTATCTAAAATGTTTAGATCTGGAAAGAAACGTAACAATAAACACAGATAACAAGTCTTCAAGGGGTGAAGAATTCACAGAGTACATCTTTCTTCCCGTATTAGAATCCAAACTCTATTCGGGTTATGTACTCAAATTAGATACCAATGATCTTCCCTATCAAAACCTCATCGACGATTTAGTCCTTCGTTTTGGAATTATTTTCTTGCTTACAATCTTCATTCTAACGGTTATTGTTTATTTACGTTCACGCAAGCTCACCAAACCAATTCAGGAGTTAGCGCGCAAAACCGAAACGATTTCAACAGAAAACCTAGATCAGACGATTGAAATAACTGGAAGTTTGGAGCTGGATCTACTCTCCAAAAACTTCAATTCGATGATGCAGAAATTACGTCACTCGTATGAAAACTTGGAAGAAAAGGTGGTGGAACGCACACACGAATTGCAAGAACAAAAAATCATTGTAGAAGCAAAGAATCACGAAATTGTGGAAAGCATTCAATACGCACGTTTCATACAGCAAGCTTTATTGCCTTTAGAATCAGAAATCCAAGCCAGTTTTGATGAAAACGCATTTGTGTATTATGCACCGAAAGACATTATCGCTGGAGACTTTTTTTGGTTCGAGAAACGAAACACGGTGAGTTGGTTTGCCGTGGCCGATTGCACGGGTCATGGCGTACCTGGAGCAATGGTGAGTGTACTTTGTATCAATGCGCTGGTTCAATCGCTTTCTGAAAATCCGCACTCAAATACGGGCGAATTATTGGATAAAGTACGTGATTTGGTTGTAACAACACTTTCCAAAGAAGATCGTTCAGTAAAAGATGGAATGGATATTTCCCTTGCGCGATTTGATCACGAAACGAACCTCTTGCAATGGACAGGAGCCAATAATCCCTTGTGGATTTTCCGTGGAGAAGAGATTTTAGTGACAAGTCCCGACAAGCAACCCGTTGGTCAATTTGAAGGAGCCAAATCCTTTACTACGCATGAAATTCAATTGGAACCAAATGATTGGGTGATTCTTTTCTCGGATGGCTATGCCGATCAATTCGGTGGACCAAAAAACAAAAAATACAAATACGCTACTTTCAAAGAATTCATTCAAGCTCATAAAAACAAAAGTGGGGCTGAACTGAAAAACTCTTTAAAAGAAGAATTTGAAACTTGGAAAGGACTCCACGAACAAACCGATGATGTGTGCGTGATGGGAATTAAACTAATTTAG
- a CDS encoding beta-ketoacyl-ACP synthase III → MSKITAAITGICGYLPEEVVTNDDLAKIIDTSDEWITTRTGIKERRILREGACSDIAAAAVKGLLEKTNTDPLDIELVILATVTPDYPFPSTANVVCDKLGMKNAWGYDLIAACSGFIYGLQTGAAFIESGKHKKIIVIGVDKMSAILDYEDRTTCVIFGDGGGAVLLEPNTEGMGIQDAILRSDGSGRHYLYQPGGGSANPPSHETVDQRLHFVKQEGKQVFKFAVTNMAEVSAEIMERNNLTAEDVDWLVPHQANLRIIDATAERMGVPKEKVMINIQRYGNTTAGTLPLCLWDWEKQLKKGDNLILSAFGGGFTWGAIYLKWAYNS, encoded by the coding sequence ATGAGTAAAATCACAGCAGCAATAACAGGCATTTGTGGCTATCTTCCAGAAGAAGTGGTAACAAATGACGACTTAGCTAAAATTATTGATACTTCGGATGAATGGATCACCACAAGAACTGGAATCAAGGAAAGACGTATTCTTCGTGAAGGCGCTTGCTCTGATATCGCTGCTGCTGCAGTAAAAGGTCTTTTGGAGAAAACGAATACTGATCCTTTAGATATCGAATTGGTTATTTTAGCAACCGTTACACCTGATTATCCTTTTCCATCAACTGCAAATGTTGTTTGTGATAAACTGGGAATGAAGAATGCTTGGGGCTATGATTTAATAGCTGCATGTTCAGGATTCATTTATGGTTTACAAACTGGTGCTGCATTCATCGAATCGGGAAAACACAAAAAAATTATTGTTATTGGTGTAGATAAAATGAGCGCAATACTTGATTACGAAGACCGCACAACTTGTGTGATTTTTGGCGATGGTGGTGGCGCTGTTTTGTTGGAACCAAATACAGAAGGAATGGGCATTCAGGATGCTATTTTGCGCTCTGATGGATCTGGAAGACATTATTTGTATCAACCAGGCGGTGGATCTGCAAATCCTCCAAGCCATGAAACTGTCGATCAACGTTTACACTTTGTGAAACAGGAAGGGAAACAAGTATTTAAATTTGCTGTTACCAATATGGCTGAAGTTTCAGCTGAAATCATGGAGAGAAACAATCTTACAGCAGAAGATGTAGATTGGCTAGTTCCTCATCAAGCAAACTTGCGAATCATTGATGCAACTGCAGAAAGAATGGGTGTTCCGAAAGAAAAAGTAATGATCAACATTCAACGCTACGGAAACACAACTGCAGGAACCCTTCCTCTTTGTTTGTGGGATTGGGAAAAACAATTGAAAAAAGGTGACAACCTCATACTATCTGCCTTTGGTGGTGGATTTACATGGGGAGCTATCTATTTGAAATGGGCTTATAATTCTTAA
- a CDS encoding energy transducer TonB, which yields MLFNFTKSLIFLLSFLSFQSFAQEKDSLPPPEEKGAVVFETPDVPAEFPGGLDSLKRFLSANIKYPIDAVKKKLEGKCYIQFGVSESGVIGYVKIKRGVLNCPECDEEAVRVVKLMPLWKPAQLNGKNVNCIFSLPISFKL from the coding sequence ATGCTTTTCAACTTCACTAAATCATTAATCTTCTTACTAAGTTTTCTTAGCTTTCAATCGTTTGCTCAGGAAAAGGATTCCCTTCCTCCCCCTGAGGAAAAAGGAGCTGTTGTTTTTGAAACACCAGATGTTCCAGCTGAATTTCCAGGAGGATTAGATTCACTTAAACGCTTTTTATCAGCGAACATAAAGTATCCGATTGATGCCGTTAAGAAAAAACTTGAAGGGAAATGCTACATTCAATTTGGTGTTTCTGAATCAGGGGTTATTGGGTACGTAAAAATTAAAAGAGGTGTTCTCAATTGTCCTGAATGTGATGAAGAAGCAGTTCGTGTTGTCAAATTAATGCCACTATGGAAGCCAGCACAATTAAATGGTAAAAATGTGAATTGTATATTTTCACTTCCAATTTCGTTTAAATTATAA
- the rpmF gene encoding 50S ribosomal protein L32, producing the protein MAHPKRRISTTRRDKRRTHVKAIAKNIATCPTTGQPHLFHHAHWHEGKLYYKGRVVAEKEVAI; encoded by the coding sequence ATGGCACATCCAAAGCGCAGAATCTCGACAACACGACGTGACAAGAGAAGAACTCACGTCAAAGCAATTGCGAAGAACATTGCAACTTGTCCTACAACAGGTCAACCACATTTGTTCCACCATGCTCACTGGCATGAAGGTAAATTGTACTACAAAGGAAGAGTAGTAGCAGAGAAAGAAGTAGCGATTTAA
- a CDS encoding T9SS type A sorting domain-containing protein, giving the protein MKHYTLLFFLFLSTISICQFGPVNIIDNSSASIGIRRIITADLNNDTKNEIIVAQAFNDKVAYYSNNGNGTFSSKIIIDSTLSYPVYVASGDLNGDNSQDLATIGQTYGEVVIYLNNGSGGFTKHEIDSANVFLNALVIQDFDNNGSQDLVIIGQHSIDLYRNNGSASFTKEHILTTSTSPNVLECMYLETADMNNDGKPDLITAETLGGVIYFNDGAGNFTPYTFTSEQLIARLIHVVDVNNDGFKDVVIQHSTGDVKLYTNNGDETFQLEGTLFNSPSITSMASVDADADGFQDLYMAYSNKVRMLFNNGNETFGGQTFLYENNSLFTNEVSIGNLDSNNDPEFIWSAAGGTIAYHKSTILGLADEMQTEIQVYPNPTSDLIAIESSEEIVEINLINSQGKKVAFQTLSNNKTIDLSTLAAGSYLLEVIGEHFTVKKRISKI; this is encoded by the coding sequence ATGAAACATTATACGCTCTTATTCTTTTTATTCCTATCAACCATCTCTATTTGTCAATTTGGACCAGTGAACATCATTGATAATTCATCCGCTTCTATTGGAATTCGGCGCATAATTACTGCAGATTTAAACAATGACACCAAAAATGAGATCATTGTAGCTCAGGCATTTAATGATAAAGTTGCCTATTATTCCAACAATGGAAACGGAACTTTTTCAAGCAAAATCATTATCGATTCCACCCTTTCCTACCCTGTTTATGTGGCTTCGGGAGATTTAAATGGCGATAACTCGCAAGATTTAGCAACCATTGGTCAAACGTATGGTGAAGTGGTTATTTATCTCAATAATGGAAGTGGTGGCTTTACGAAACATGAAATCGATTCTGCTAACGTCTTCTTGAATGCTTTGGTTATACAAGATTTCGACAACAACGGAAGTCAAGATTTGGTAATTATCGGTCAACATTCGATTGACTTATACAGAAATAACGGAAGCGCTTCCTTTACCAAAGAACATATTCTCACAACTTCAACTTCACCAAACGTCTTGGAATGTATGTATCTGGAAACTGCCGACATGAACAACGATGGCAAGCCAGATCTCATCACAGCAGAGACCCTCGGCGGAGTGATTTATTTCAATGATGGGGCTGGAAATTTCACCCCATATACTTTTACCTCAGAACAATTGATTGCACGCTTGATTCATGTGGTTGATGTAAACAATGACGGATTCAAAGATGTAGTGATTCAACATTCAACAGGAGATGTGAAATTGTATACCAATAACGGAGATGAAACATTTCAGCTCGAAGGAACGCTTTTTAATTCCCCTTCAATTACTTCTATGGCATCTGTAGATGCGGATGCGGATGGATTTCAGGATTTATACATGGCTTACTCAAACAAAGTACGTATGTTATTCAATAATGGAAATGAAACGTTTGGCGGACAAACTTTTCTGTATGAAAACAATTCCTTATTTACCAATGAGGTGTCTATTGGTAATTTAGATTCGAATAACGATCCTGAGTTTATTTGGTCAGCTGCTGGTGGAACAATTGCTTATCACAAAAGCACTATTTTGGGTCTTGCGGACGAAATGCAGACCGAAATTCAAGTCTACCCGAACCCAACTTCTGATTTAATCGCTATTGAATCTTCCGAAGAAATCGTCGAAATAAACCTCATCAATTCGCAAGGTAAAAAAGTCGCGTTTCAAACATTAAGCAATAACAAAACGATTGATTTATCCACATTGGCTGCGGGTTCTTACTTATTGGAAGTGATTGGAGAACATTTTACGGTTAAAAAGAGAATCTCTAAAATCTAA
- the plsX gene encoding phosphate acyltransferase PlsX: MKIGIDILGGDFAPEANLAGAILARKELPQDARLVLIGDQEQILSGLNALNEPSDAYDIVHAPDVITMHDHPTRAIPNKPNSSIAVGFDLLAKKEIDVFASTGNTGAMLVGAIYKINTIPGIIRPCITSVLPTVNGKNSILLDVGANADCKPDVLYQFAVLGNLYAKSVYGIEIPKVGLLNIGEEASKGNLLTIAAHKLMAESDEINFIGNIEGRDLFTGKADVIVCDGFTGNVVLKQAEGIYMLMRKRGMSDEYFDRFNYENYGGTPILGVKGNVIIGHGISNDKAVKSMLLHAYEVAKSDLTKNINDAFNQ, from the coding sequence ATGAAGATAGGAATAGATATTTTGGGCGGTGATTTTGCACCTGAGGCCAATTTAGCCGGTGCAATACTTGCTAGAAAAGAACTTCCTCAGGATGCACGTCTCGTGTTGATTGGCGACCAAGAGCAAATCTTGAGTGGCCTTAACGCGTTGAACGAACCTTCGGATGCATATGACATTGTTCATGCCCCGGATGTTATCACCATGCACGATCATCCTACTCGAGCAATTCCAAACAAACCCAATAGCAGTATTGCGGTTGGTTTTGATTTGCTCGCTAAAAAGGAAATTGACGTTTTTGCAAGTACAGGTAATACTGGAGCGATGCTAGTTGGTGCTATCTATAAGATAAACACCATTCCGGGCATTATTCGCCCATGTATTACATCTGTACTGCCTACAGTAAATGGAAAAAACTCCATCTTGCTGGATGTTGGTGCTAATGCTGATTGCAAACCAGATGTTCTTTATCAATTTGCGGTTCTAGGAAACCTTTACGCCAAAAGCGTTTATGGTATAGAAATTCCAAAAGTTGGTTTGTTGAATATCGGAGAAGAAGCTTCCAAAGGAAATTTACTGACGATTGCGGCACATAAATTAATGGCTGAATCGGATGAAATTAATTTCATTGGAAACATCGAAGGTCGCGATTTATTTACAGGGAAAGCAGACGTGATTGTTTGTGATGGATTTACAGGAAATGTGGTCTTGAAACAAGCGGAAGGTATTTACATGCTTATGCGAAAAAGAGGTATGAGTGATGAATACTTTGATCGGTTCAATTATGAAAATTATGGTGGAACACCCATTTTAGGTGTGAAAGGTAATGTCATCATTGGTCATGGAATTTCGAATGATAAAGCTGTGAAAAGCATGTTGCTTCACGCTTACGAAGTAGCTAAATCAGATCTTACTAAAAACATAAACGACGCTTTTAATCAATAA
- the accB gene encoding acetyl-CoA carboxylase biotin carboxyl carrier protein, translating into MNLNEIQDLIKFVAKSGVTEVEIEQKDFKITIKSEIKRSESPIIVQAAAPAVQQMVAAPQQQVAAPNQAAPAVESAPAASTEDSKYITVKSPMIGTFYRSSGPDKDAFVSIGQMVNKGDTVCIIEAMKLFNEIEAEFSGKIVKVLVDDASPVEYDQPLFLVDPA; encoded by the coding sequence ATGAATCTGAACGAAATCCAAGACTTAATAAAGTTTGTAGCAAAATCAGGTGTTACGGAAGTAGAAATTGAGCAAAAAGACTTTAAAATCACGATTAAATCAGAAATTAAAAGATCTGAGTCCCCAATTATCGTGCAGGCAGCAGCTCCAGCTGTTCAACAAATGGTAGCAGCACCACAACAACAAGTTGCAGCACCAAATCAAGCAGCACCAGCTGTAGAATCTGCACCAGCTGCTTCAACGGAAGATTCAAAATACATTACTGTAAAATCTCCAATGATTGGTACATTCTACCGTTCTTCTGGACCAGATAAAGATGCTTTTGTAAGTATTGGACAAATGGTCAACAAAGGAGATACCGTTTGTATCATTGAGGCTATGAAATTATTCAATGAAATCGAAGCTGAGTTCTCTGGTAAAATTGTAAAAGTATTGGTTGACGATGCTTCGCCAGTAGAATACGATCAACCATTATTTTTGGTAGATCCTGCTTAA
- the pdxA gene encoding 4-hydroxythreonine-4-phosphate dehydrogenase PdxA, translating to MEKEKEKIKEEGRAVPIRVGISIGDINGIGPEIVIKALADSRLLLDCTPIIYASSKTISFHKKAINEPEFNYQNCKSATEAVNRKINIVNVWNEEVQFELGKGTEASGKYAFLSLEKATEDLAAGKIDVLVTAPISKEAIGKAGFQFPGHTEYLAHLAGMDEALMMMVSGSLRVALVTTHLPLKDVSSSLTREKILSKIKELDSSLKKDFGIQRPKIAVFGLNPHASENGKMGTEEAEIITPAINAARNEDIFALGPFPADGFFGSPNRGQYDAVLAMYHDQGLAAFKALAFEDGVNYTAGLPIVRTSPDHGTAFDIAGKNEANPQSMRSAIYLAMDIYNTRKFLKEVALNPLQAQESSHHRKRGAREHEIE from the coding sequence CGTGCAGTTCCGATTCGTGTAGGAATTTCTATTGGAGATATCAATGGAATTGGACCAGAAATCGTTATCAAAGCTTTAGCAGATAGTCGATTGCTTTTAGATTGCACTCCGATTATTTATGCATCTTCCAAAACCATCTCTTTTCACAAGAAGGCGATAAACGAACCAGAATTCAATTATCAAAATTGTAAATCTGCAACAGAAGCTGTAAATCGCAAGATTAACATTGTGAATGTGTGGAACGAAGAAGTTCAATTTGAACTAGGAAAAGGTACAGAAGCAAGCGGTAAATACGCATTTCTTTCACTAGAAAAAGCTACAGAAGATTTAGCAGCTGGAAAAATAGATGTGCTGGTTACAGCACCAATCTCCAAAGAAGCAATCGGAAAAGCTGGATTTCAATTTCCAGGGCACACCGAATACTTAGCGCATTTGGCTGGGATGGATGAAGCATTGATGATGATGGTAAGTGGTTCGTTGCGTGTTGCATTGGTAACAACTCACCTTCCATTAAAAGATGTTTCTAGTTCACTAACGCGTGAAAAAATTCTGTCGAAAATAAAAGAATTAGACAGCAGTTTGAAGAAAGATTTCGGAATTCAACGACCTAAAATTGCAGTTTTTGGATTAAATCCACACGCAAGTGAGAACGGAAAAATGGGAACTGAAGAAGCAGAAATCATCACTCCGGCAATAAATGCTGCTCGAAATGAAGATATTTTTGCCCTCGGGCCTTTCCCAGCAGACGGCTTTTTTGGAAGTCCAAATAGGGGTCAATACGATGCCGTTTTGGCCATGTATCACGACCAAGGATTGGCAGCTTTTAAAGCATTAGCATTTGAAGATGGCGTAAATTATACTGCTGGTTTACCAATAGTTAGAACGTCCCCAGATCATGGAACAGCTTTCGACATTGCAGGGAAAAACGAAGCAAATCCGCAATCAATGAGAAGTGCAATTTATCTGGCAATGGATATCTACAATACACGCAAATTTTTAAAAGAAGTTGCTCTGAATCCATTACAAGCTCAAGAGTCCTCTCACCATAGAAAAAGAGGAGCTCGCGAACATGAAATTGAGTAA
- a CDS encoding energy transducer TonB: MNLTLEDFIHELFLENSSIVQQMKFTMKLVFIFLLLLNTNVFGQDEVFVDPEEPAEFPGGSVVLKKFIADNLVHPQEAIDNGYQGICRVQFLIGEDGSCKNFIVRNGISDCPNCDKEVLRVLKLMPKWKPGLLDGKPIPMKYILPVSFKLKPN; encoded by the coding sequence ATGAACCTGACACTTGAGGATTTTATTCATGAATTGTTTCTCGAAAATAGTAGTATTGTACAACAAATGAAATTTACAATGAAGCTTGTTTTTATTTTCCTTTTGTTGTTGAACACGAATGTCTTTGGTCAGGACGAAGTATTTGTTGATCCCGAAGAACCCGCTGAATTTCCAGGAGGTTCTGTAGTATTGAAAAAATTTATTGCAGATAATTTGGTTCATCCGCAGGAAGCAATTGATAACGGATACCAAGGGATTTGTCGGGTTCAATTTTTGATTGGTGAAGACGGATCTTGTAAGAATTTCATTGTTAGAAATGGAATTTCAGATTGCCCAAACTGTGATAAGGAAGTTCTGCGAGTATTGAAGTTGATGCCAAAGTGGAAACCTGGACTTCTGGATGGAAAGCCAATTCCAATGAAATATATTCTTCCAGTAAGTTTCAAACTTAAACCAAATTAG